The proteins below are encoded in one region of Candidatus Cloacimonas sp.:
- a CDS encoding T9SS type A sorting domain-containing protein, with product MKKYCLFILIALSVAFLLAELGPVNSMGDSFFAGKLGCYAKSDTLAYVLARRSENNNLYYHLLFQISYDGGQTWQSSIVDSSLFHYTEPTLFYSPEEIIVSWNNHEEHISQYAQSSNSGNSWSISQNWNTFESSPYIEKYNGLLRQFALKVPYPQWDQEQYLQPEEPEHFKPVHIYYKDFLSPNQTNTYFYGFADVQGVVRCNSDINIKQAGGGTNNGWPTFHEPVIISGNVNSVPTAFPLDSVFQGGLIENAPPLEFSNFSFARENYLWVGPADYDPNRILLVDVQGDNCIAYVGQITLPHRTFTDVWTNYPVGIEEPPLFTNHFTICDTIWIPNATFGHCNNRGFFVNSKLWIKGTFSGHQVWCATDTIMIIGEILLSGTVPGESPENNPNDSVKLVSEKCVLLKYGYVDPVTNERIHPNCFPDANPGNYYADIYALAEEPDNPLKEGVFSFEYQHPHPSMPDVLIGDSLYTWIDLHRYYYPQTSANPWLPLLDLPWYNPLWPEAHPYLERGTIQVWGAINQIRYGFLHRALYDYEIPSGGLWNPDNDFCGGNSSVSYTDSPTGIYLGAQDYPGVLGPSIGYKKIQHADNRFGWGFEDPNHPVFYPWKLGISVGDWSTTENLNGFAEVDCVPQYKPIHSKCFVRKGDKAYFATNDVLAARTGDLPSIENLTLLTKDQGNISGLHILADNALLIHQEKETNGSRELKINVFTDENYVVINSLSLPVFSAMNDVAVLENGDILLATLESNRTINLRKLNNDGTLTPVETWQLDFLEPQIHSQSKLCLQPRQQNTLEVTFMLFTEGENEEPDYYQLYRGVASLPVAIDDPYIPAIETAMFNAYPNPMHSNLLLQVKVPRSNKHKIEIYNLKGQKVTTFRGNSAKNEVVEYNWNGCDAKGKNVAAGIYFARLCINGKVLQIKRICKY from the coding sequence ATGAAAAAGTATTGTTTATTCATTCTGATAGCGCTTAGTGTTGCTTTTCTTTTGGCAGAGCTTGGTCCGGTAAATAGTATGGGCGATAGTTTTTTTGCCGGTAAGCTTGGTTGTTATGCAAAAAGCGATACCTTGGCTTATGTATTAGCCCGGCGGTCGGAAAATAACAATTTGTATTATCATCTTCTTTTCCAAATCAGTTATGATGGAGGTCAAACCTGGCAAAGCAGTATTGTAGATAGTTCTTTGTTTCACTATACGGAACCGACTTTATTTTACAGTCCGGAAGAAATAATTGTCAGCTGGAATAATCACGAAGAGCATATCAGCCAATATGCTCAAAGTTCTAATTCGGGCAATTCCTGGAGTATTTCCCAAAACTGGAATACTTTTGAAAGCAGTCCTTATATAGAGAAATATAACGGACTTTTGAGACAGTTTGCCTTAAAAGTTCCCTATCCGCAATGGGATCAGGAACAGTATTTGCAGCCGGAGGAGCCGGAACACTTTAAACCAGTGCATATTTATTACAAAGATTTCTTAAGTCCGAATCAAACTAATACCTATTTTTACGGATTTGCAGATGTTCAGGGTGTCGTTCGTTGTAATTCAGATATAAATATCAAACAAGCAGGTGGAGGAACAAATAATGGTTGGCCAACTTTCCACGAGCCGGTGATTATTTCAGGTAATGTTAACAGTGTTCCAACAGCATTTCCTTTAGATTCTGTATTTCAAGGGGGTTTAATAGAAAATGCCCCTCCTTTGGAGTTTTCCAATTTCTCGTTTGCCAGGGAGAATTATCTATGGGTAGGTCCTGCTGATTATGATCCCAATCGTATTTTACTGGTAGATGTCCAGGGAGATAACTGCATTGCTTATGTAGGACAAATTACACTTCCACATCGCACCTTTACAGATGTCTGGACAAATTATCCCGTAGGTATTGAAGAACCACCATTGTTTACTAATCATTTTACGATTTGTGATACTATCTGGATTCCAAATGCTACCTTTGGGCATTGTAATAACAGGGGGTTTTTTGTAAATTCCAAACTTTGGATCAAAGGAACTTTCAGCGGTCATCAAGTTTGGTGTGCTACAGATACAATAATGATTATTGGTGAGATTTTATTAAGTGGAACAGTTCCGGGAGAATCACCTGAAAATAATCCTAACGATTCCGTTAAGCTTGTTTCAGAAAAATGTGTTCTCCTCAAATACGGTTATGTTGATCCTGTAACGAATGAACGAATTCATCCCAATTGCTTTCCTGATGCTAATCCCGGTAATTATTACGCCGATATTTATGCTTTAGCAGAAGAACCGGATAATCCCCTGAAGGAAGGTGTTTTCAGTTTTGAATATCAGCATCCGCATCCCTCAATGCCCGATGTGTTAATTGGGGATTCTCTTTATACCTGGATTGATTTACATCGCTATTATTATCCTCAGACCTCTGCAAATCCCTGGCTTCCTCTATTAGATTTACCCTGGTATAATCCCCTTTGGCCAGAAGCTCATCCTTATTTGGAAAGGGGTACTATTCAAGTTTGGGGTGCCATCAATCAAATCCGTTATGGGTTTTTACACAGGGCTTTATATGATTATGAAATTCCTTCAGGTGGTTTATGGAATCCCGATAATGACTTTTGCGGAGGAAATTCTTCTGTTTCTTATACTGATTCTCCAACAGGTATTTATTTAGGCGCCCAAGATTATCCAGGTGTATTAGGACCAAGTATTGGTTATAAAAAGATTCAGCACGCAGATAATCGTTTCGGCTGGGGTTTTGAAGACCCTAATCACCCGGTTTTTTATCCCTGGAAACTGGGAATTTCAGTAGGCGATTGGTCCACAACAGAAAATTTAAATGGTTTTGCAGAAGTTGATTGTGTCCCGCAATATAAACCAATTCACAGTAAATGTTTTGTCCGTAAAGGAGATAAAGCATATTTTGCTACCAATGATGTTCTTGCTGCCCGGACAGGAGATTTACCCTCAATTGAGAATTTAACCTTGCTGACGAAAGACCAGGGCAATATTTCCGGCTTGCATATCCTGGCAGATAATGCTCTGCTGATTCATCAGGAAAAAGAAACAAACGGCAGCAGGGAACTGAAAATAAATGTTTTTACCGATGAAAACTATGTTGTTATCAATTCTCTATCTTTACCTGTCTTTTCGGCTATGAATGATGTTGCTGTTTTGGAAAACGGAGATATTCTTCTTGCTACTCTGGAATCCAATAGGACAATTAACCTTCGGAAGTTAAACAATGACGGCACATTAACTCCTGTAGAGACCTGGCAACTGGATTTTCTGGAACCTCAAATTCACTCTCAAAGTAAGCTTTGTTTACAACCTCGTCAGCAGAACACTTTGGAAGTAACTTTTATGCTGTTTACGGAAGGAGAAAATGAAGAACCGGATTATTATCAACTCTACCGCGGGGTCGCTTCCCTGCCTGTTGCTATTGATGATCCCTATATTCCTGCAATTGAGACAGCTATGTTTAATGCTTATCCTAATCCTATGCACAGTAATTTGCTGTTGCAAGTGAAGGTTCCCCGTTCCAATAAGCATAAAATTGAAATCTATAACCTTAAAGGACAAAAAGTTACTACTTTCAGAGGCAATTCTGCAAAAAATGAAGTTGTAGAATATAATTGGAATGGCTGTGATGCAAAAGGTAAAAATGTAGCCGCAGGCATTTATTTTGCCCGCCTTTGTATTAACGGTAAGGTTCTCCAGATCAAAAGAATATGTAAATATTAA
- the serS gene encoding serine--tRNA ligase, protein MLDIKFIRNNIELVRQAIRNKNEKADLDALLEIDEQRRDLQFAFDNLKAHQNSVSSLIAQKKKTGESIENELQAMTKTAEEIKALSAQLSIVNEKLERMLLTIPNIPQEDVPVGRDESSNKIVKVWGEPKQFSFTPKDHLELAIQNNLLDLPRGAKISGSGFPIYTGEGARLERSIINFMLEFHRQKHHYTELMVPLAVNRKTMTGTGQLPKLEEDMYRIEKDDLFLIPTAEVPVTNIFAEEVLSYKDLPKQFAAYTPCFRREAGSYGKETRGLQRLHQFNKVELVHITEPEKSAEALEQILCDAEDILQAFNLHYRVVTLCTGDLSFASQKTYDLEVWAPGTGKYLEVSSISTFGEFQARRANIRYKDKSGKVRYVHTLNGSGVATPRLLIAILETYQTEEGNINLPAVLEPFLQLKL, encoded by the coding sequence ATGTTAGATATTAAATTTATCCGTAATAACATAGAACTCGTTAGACAGGCAATTCGCAATAAAAATGAAAAAGCGGATTTGGATGCTCTGCTGGAAATTGATGAACAAAGACGCGATCTGCAATTTGCCTTTGATAACCTGAAAGCACATCAAAACAGCGTTTCTTCCCTTATTGCCCAGAAGAAAAAAACCGGGGAAAGCATTGAAAATGAACTTCAGGCAATGACCAAAACCGCGGAAGAAATTAAAGCACTCTCCGCTCAATTGAGCATTGTAAACGAAAAACTGGAAAGAATGCTGTTAACTATTCCCAATATTCCCCAAGAAGATGTTCCCGTTGGCAGAGATGAAAGCTCCAACAAGATAGTGAAAGTTTGGGGGGAACCAAAACAGTTTTCCTTTACTCCCAAAGACCATCTGGAACTGGCAATCCAAAATAACCTGCTGGATTTGCCCCGGGGAGCAAAAATTAGCGGTAGCGGTTTTCCAATTTATACAGGTGAGGGGGCTCGTCTGGAACGCTCCATAATCAATTTTATGCTGGAATTTCATCGGCAGAAACATCATTACACTGAATTGATGGTTCCTTTGGCAGTAAACCGAAAAACGATGACCGGAACAGGACAACTGCCTAAACTTGAGGAAGATATGTATCGCATTGAAAAAGATGATTTGTTTCTGATTCCCACTGCCGAAGTTCCCGTAACAAATATTTTTGCGGAGGAAGTGCTTTCCTATAAAGACCTGCCTAAACAATTTGCAGCTTACACTCCCTGCTTTAGAAGAGAAGCAGGTTCCTATGGAAAAGAAACAAGGGGCTTACAACGCCTGCATCAATTCAATAAAGTAGAATTGGTGCATATTACAGAACCGGAAAAATCAGCCGAAGCGCTGGAACAAATACTCTGCGATGCGGAAGATATTTTACAGGCATTCAATTTGCATTATAGAGTGGTAACCCTTTGCACCGGCGATTTATCCTTCGCCTCTCAAAAGACCTACGATTTGGAGGTCTGGGCTCCAGGAACAGGAAAATATTTGGAAGTAAGCTCAATTAGCACTTTTGGTGAATTTCAAGCACGCCGCGCTAATATCCGTTATAAGGATAAAAGCGGAAAAGTTAGATATGTGCATACCTTAAACGGCTCCGGAGTTGCTACTCCGCGTTTGCTGATTGCTATTTTGGAAACATATCAAACAGAAGAGGGAAACATCAATCTGCCTGCCGTGCTGGAACCTTTTCTGCAATTAAAACTATAG
- the tpiA gene encoding triose-phosphate isomerase, translating into MRKIYIAGNWKMNKGLQETKDYLQIVVPALKELELNNVIPLIAPAYPFLNEALKGSFGSCMQVAAQDVSVYSNGAYTGEVSASMLASLGLKYCIVGHSERRQYHNETDVTVNAKILKLFASQITPLVCIGETLQQREENKTTEVILSQLTGCLANINLITGKEIVLAYEPVWAIGTGKTASPFQAQEVHNLIRNWLQSNYGEKIAEELSILYGGSIKPGNLEELLACPDIDGGLIGGASLKEEDFLEMVKIGMKNKGQEC; encoded by the coding sequence ATGCGGAAGATATATATTGCAGGTAACTGGAAGATGAATAAAGGATTACAGGAAACAAAGGATTATTTGCAAATTGTAGTTCCAGCGTTAAAAGAGCTGGAGTTAAATAATGTAATTCCTTTAATTGCACCCGCTTATCCCTTTCTAAATGAGGCATTGAAGGGCTCTTTCGGTTCCTGTATGCAGGTTGCCGCTCAGGATGTTTCCGTTTATTCTAACGGAGCTTATACCGGAGAGGTTTCAGCATCAATGTTGGCATCGTTGGGTTTGAAATATTGTATTGTAGGGCATTCTGAACGCCGTCAATACCATAATGAGACAGATGTCACCGTAAATGCTAAAATATTAAAACTTTTTGCCAGCCAAATCACTCCCCTGGTTTGCATTGGAGAAACCTTGCAACAGCGGGAAGAAAACAAAACGACGGAAGTTATTTTAAGCCAGCTTACGGGCTGTTTGGCAAACATTAACCTAATTACCGGAAAAGAAATAGTGTTAGCTTATGAACCTGTTTGGGCAATTGGCACCGGTAAAACTGCCAGTCCTTTCCAGGCACAGGAAGTGCATAATTTAATTCGGAACTGGCTGCAAAGTAATTATGGCGAAAAAATTGCAGAAGAACTCTCTATCCTTTACGGCGGAAGCATCAAACCAGGTAACCTGGAGGAACTTTTAGCTTGCCCAGATATTGATGGTGGCTTAATTGGAGGCGCTTCTTTAAAGGAAGAGGATTTTCTGGAAATGGTGAAAATCGGAATGAAAAATAAAGGACAAGAATGTTAG
- a CDS encoding DUF975 family protein yields the protein MLTYTEIRYNAREYLKGKWNNPCALIILIIAILNAGLSAIPFLGTVISLLITGPITLGLAIVFLKLVRGEEISVELVFSGFKDFARSFTAGVLVIIYVFLWSLLLIIPGIVASFAYSMTFFIMADNPNLSANDAIRVSKEMMKGHKAELFWLELSFLGWILLGCLSFGIGFLWIWSYIYTAKAIFYHEIRAVDRSEVIIETPYEEPTVPPPDIEV from the coding sequence ATGCTAACCTATACTGAAATTCGTTATAATGCCAGAGAGTATTTAAAAGGGAAATGGAATAATCCCTGTGCTTTAATAATTCTTATTATAGCAATTCTTAATGCAGGGCTTTCTGCAATTCCTTTTCTTGGAACGGTTATTTCTCTCCTTATTACAGGACCTATAACATTGGGATTAGCCATTGTATTTTTGAAACTGGTTCGGGGTGAAGAGATTAGTGTGGAACTGGTATTTTCCGGTTTTAAAGATTTCGCCCGTAGTTTTACAGCTGGAGTATTAGTAATTATTTATGTTTTTTTATGGTCTTTACTGCTGATAATTCCTGGAATCGTTGCCTCATTTGCCTATTCAATGACTTTTTTCATAATGGCTGATAATCCCAATCTTTCAGCCAATGATGCAATTAGAGTCAGTAAAGAAATGATGAAAGGTCATAAAGCGGAGCTCTTTTGGTTGGAGCTTTCCTTTTTAGGATGGATTTTACTGGGGTGTTTATCTTTCGGAATTGGTTTTTTGTGGATTTGGAGCTATATTTATACGGCTAAGGCAATTTTCTATCATGAAATTAGAGCAGTAGATAGATCTGAGGTTATAATTGAGACCCCTTATGAAGAACCGACCGTTCCTCCTCCGGACATAGAAGTTTAA
- a CDS encoding beta-eliminating lyase-related protein, producing MNSVSFGSDNHSGIHPQVLAAILNANEGFCPAYGDDPLTIKVLEQIKELFGGNCDAWFVITGTGANILCLQAIMHSYNAIFCAQSAHINTDECGAVQKFTQGRLKPIETPDGKLTPKLIAPHLLGNRDQHHSQAKIISISQSTEFGTLYTLQELQELADFAHQNDMFLHIDGARLANAAAALKCSLKEMTKDIAADIVSFGGTKNGLLCGEAIISFRPDLTSAMRFYRKQASQLLSKMRFISAQYQAYLTDDLYLKNAMAANAMAKLLAERLQKIPEITITQEVAVNSLFVVLPRQIIEPLQQKYHFYTWNEEKNEVRLMCSFNTTEKHIENFILDLKALL from the coding sequence ATGAATTCAGTTAGTTTTGGCTCAGATAATCACAGCGGAATACATCCCCAGGTTTTAGCAGCTATCTTAAATGCTAACGAGGGCTTTTGTCCGGCTTATGGAGATGATCCGCTAACTATAAAGGTTTTAGAACAAATTAAAGAACTTTTCGGAGGAAATTGTGATGCCTGGTTTGTAATTACTGGAACAGGTGCTAATATATTATGTTTGCAGGCAATTATGCATTCCTATAATGCCATTTTTTGTGCCCAAAGCGCTCATATCAATACTGACGAATGCGGTGCCGTGCAAAAATTTACCCAGGGTCGGTTAAAACCAATTGAAACCCCGGATGGCAAACTCACTCCAAAACTTATTGCTCCACATCTCTTAGGAAATCGTGATCAACATCATTCCCAGGCAAAGATTATTTCCATTTCGCAAAGCACAGAATTTGGAACTTTATACACCTTGCAGGAATTGCAGGAATTAGCTGATTTTGCTCATCAAAATGATATGTTTTTGCATATTGACGGTGCGCGTTTGGCTAATGCCGCAGCGGCTTTAAAATGTTCCTTAAAAGAAATGACCAAAGATATTGCTGCGGATATTGTAAGTTTTGGAGGCACCAAAAATGGTTTACTTTGTGGCGAGGCAATCATCAGTTTTCGTCCTGACCTAACTTCCGCAATGCGTTTTTATCGGAAGCAGGCAAGCCAGCTTTTAAGCAAAATGCGTTTTATTTCAGCTCAGTATCAGGCGTATCTGACAGACGATTTATATCTAAAAAATGCTATGGCTGCAAATGCAATGGCAAAATTATTGGCAGAGCGTTTGCAAAAAATTCCGGAAATAACTATTACTCAGGAAGTTGCTGTTAATTCTCTGTTTGTAGTTTTGCCCCGGCAGATAATAGAACCCCTGCAACAAAAATATCATTTTTACACTTGGAATGAGGAAAAAAACGAAGTCCGCCTGATGTGCAGTTTTAACACAACGGAAAAGCATATAGAGAATTTTATTTTAGACCTCAAAGCCCTGCTATAA
- a CDS encoding SPFH domain-containing protein — MTYLYVVIVFAILILAFISRGMIIVRQASVVIVERLGRYYRTLESGIHIIIPIFDKTRPIHWRYNKTDYRGNVVVVNKVEDRIDLRENVYDFPRQNVITSDNVSININALLYFQITDPYKAVYEIGNLPEAIEKLTQTSLRNVIGELTLQDTLTSRDAINAKLRDILDEATDKWGVKVNRVEMQEIVPPEEIRTAMEKEMRAERDKRAKILQADGEREYQIRVANGEKQARILRAEGEAQAKILVADSEKKAILLIAEAVKDTKTDPAQFQIALRYVEAFKEIVKQGDKTVVLPYESSALLGSVKTLGDIFQK; from the coding sequence ATGACCTATTTATATGTAGTAATCGTGTTTGCGATTCTAATCCTGGCTTTTATTTCCAGGGGGATGATTATTGTGCGTCAGGCAAGCGTGGTAATTGTTGAACGCTTGGGTAGGTATTATCGGACTTTGGAATCCGGAATTCATATCATTATTCCGATATTTGATAAAACCCGTCCGATTCATTGGCGTTATAACAAAACTGATTATCGCGGGAATGTAGTAGTTGTTAATAAAGTGGAAGATAGAATTGATTTAAGGGAAAATGTGTATGATTTTCCGCGGCAGAATGTTATTACCAGCGATAATGTTTCCATTAATATCAATGCCTTACTCTATTTTCAGATTACAGACCCCTATAAAGCTGTCTATGAAATCGGCAATTTACCTGAGGCAATTGAAAAACTAACTCAGACCTCCTTGAGAAATGTAATTGGTGAATTGACATTGCAGGATACTTTAACCTCTCGCGATGCTATCAATGCCAAATTGCGCGATATTTTAGATGAAGCAACTGATAAATGGGGCGTGAAAGTTAACCGCGTAGAAATGCAGGAAATTGTGCCTCCCGAAGAAATTAGAACGGCTATGGAAAAAGAAATGCGCGCTGAACGCGATAAAAGAGCCAAAATTTTACAGGCAGACGGGGAACGCGAATACCAGATAAGAGTTGCCAACGGAGAAAAGCAAGCCCGGATTTTACGGGCAGAAGGTGAAGCACAGGCAAAAATACTGGTTGCAGACAGCGAAAAGAAAGCAATATTACTAATTGCCGAAGCAGTGAAAGACACAAAAACAGACCCGGCTCAATTTCAAATTGCCCTTAGATATGTGGAAGCGTTTAAAGAGATTGTAAAACAGGGAGATAAAACAGTTGTTTTACCCTACGAATCATCTGCTCTTTTAGGTAGTGTGAAAACCCTGGGAGACATCTTCCAAAAATGA
- a CDS encoding ribonuclease H-like domain-containing protein has protein sequence MIQDMNQDREFFASELKELLRETLKHSIEGEFSAHPEDPYFYTKKAYPLQTEIEGLSLYPEILPEVLLNWANLDKSKERTKEDILFLDLETTGLRSNGIFAFMIGLGYYINESFIVEQVFLPDPEAEVNSFDRLIELIDEKSLLITFNGKTFDVPVLESRLLYHQIWLNLRAMEHLDLLHLARRLWKNKLPSCALETIEFYILGQIRDKELDIEGGEIPQTYFSFLLNGNPELMQRVFLHNHTDILHTAALFTLICNSISYPPPGGMDNRIDYHSLAMLYQSQNRIDIAKNILVDMLSLGIVDKDVLRDLGIIYKKEKDIDSAYECFNIAASLNCPVSLQEVCIILEKYYHRYGEALVNAEKLKSYLISRPIVNDQKVAAVDKRIERLKLKLNKINEVI, from the coding sequence ATGATACAGGATATGAATCAGGATAGAGAGTTTTTCGCCTCAGAACTGAAAGAATTATTACGAGAAACATTAAAACATTCCATAGAAGGTGAATTTTCCGCTCACCCGGAAGACCCCTATTTCTACACAAAAAAAGCATATCCTCTGCAAACAGAAATTGAGGGATTGTCTCTTTATCCTGAAATCCTGCCGGAAGTTCTTCTCAATTGGGCAAATTTGGATAAAAGCAAAGAACGGACAAAAGAGGACATCCTTTTTCTGGATTTGGAGACCACCGGATTACGCAGTAACGGCATTTTTGCTTTTATGATTGGTTTGGGTTATTATATAAATGAGAGCTTTATAGTGGAGCAGGTTTTTTTACCTGATCCTGAAGCAGAGGTAAATTCTTTTGATCGCTTGATAGAACTGATAGACGAAAAGTCCTTGCTGATAACTTTTAACGGTAAGACCTTTGATGTTCCTGTGTTGGAATCTCGTTTGCTGTATCATCAAATTTGGCTTAATTTAAGGGCAATGGAGCATCTGGATTTACTTCATCTTGCCCGGCGTTTATGGAAAAACAAGCTTCCTTCCTGTGCCCTGGAAACCATAGAATTTTACATTCTGGGTCAAATTAGAGACAAAGAACTGGATATTGAAGGAGGTGAAATTCCGCAGACCTATTTCAGTTTTTTGTTAAATGGCAATCCTGAGCTTATGCAAAGGGTTTTTTTACATAATCACACGGACATTTTGCATACGGCTGCTCTTTTTACTCTTATTTGTAACAGTATCAGTTACCCTCCCCCAGGGGGAATGGACAATCGGATTGATTATCATTCCTTGGCAATGTTGTATCAAAGCCAGAATCGGATAGACATTGCTAAAAACATTTTAGTAGATATGCTTTCGCTTGGAATTGTGGATAAAGATGTGCTGCGTGACCTGGGCATTATTTATAAAAAGGAAAAGGACATTGATTCCGCTTATGAGTGTTTTAATATTGCTGCTTCTTTAAATTGTCCTGTTTCCCTGCAGGAGGTCTGTATCATTCTGGAAAAATATTATCACCGCTATGGAGAAGCCCTTGTTAATGCCGAAAAATTAAAGTCCTACTTAATTAGCCGTCCAATCGTTAATGACCAAAAAGTAGCTGCTGTAGATAAACGCATTGAACGACTTAAGCTTAAGCTAAATAAGATAAATGAGGTAATATAA
- a CDS encoding MFS transporter, translating to MNNKGTKQMHNKKKKQKNSRLRTSFKTSITEGIFAQIYGNLSAIGSSFIVKLMVILDASPMHYSLLSAIGQVSAIWQPLGVAVTHKLKEHKSTCIIITAVGRFLTIFLGLSLLFNNTLHGIWFVLILLFFSAGLQSLGANIWIAWISDLIPLSLRGRFFSRRNQILVGIGLIVSYLVSFHIDLFESAKGAFKLGYIHFWGAEKFFLPQNQPWFLAGVYVFASLIGLIGLYFLNRQPESPLPSVQEQRLRERYFAPVKDKNFRLLSVFGIWWMLAIGVGSPFWGPFMMKKLSMSMFEIQIYNTISVLSSLLSYQFWGRFIDKNGNKTAMQICIALGGLNPMLWLFTSPGNYSILWLEAIISGFMWAGTGIITTNFVLSVAEKGKEQVYSGIYGAITGLAMMLSTLACGIFYPSPLTIGKKLLEPEQVIFGIGGIMRWLSFIPLLFVVEKRTVPLPKALLSLFRKNTDRSLKK from the coding sequence ATGAATAATAAAGGAACAAAGCAGATGCATAACAAAAAGAAAAAGCAGAAAAATAGTCGTCTTAGAACCAGTTTTAAAACCTCCATAACGGAAGGTATTTTTGCTCAGATATACGGAAATCTTTCTGCTATCGGTTCTTCCTTCATTGTAAAACTGATGGTGATTTTAGACGCTTCGCCAATGCATTACAGTTTGCTAAGTGCTATAGGTCAGGTCTCTGCAATTTGGCAACCTTTGGGAGTAGCTGTTACGCATAAACTGAAGGAACATAAATCTACCTGTATAATAATAACTGCTGTCGGGCGATTTTTAACCATCTTTTTAGGGCTGTCTTTGCTTTTTAATAATACGCTACACGGTATCTGGTTTGTGCTTATACTGCTGTTTTTCAGTGCCGGTTTACAATCTTTGGGTGCAAATATTTGGATTGCCTGGATTAGCGATTTGATTCCTCTTTCCCTGCGAGGACGCTTTTTCTCCAGACGCAATCAAATTTTGGTTGGAATTGGTTTGATAGTTAGCTACCTCGTCAGTTTTCATATAGACCTTTTTGAATCAGCCAAAGGTGCATTCAAACTTGGTTACATCCACTTCTGGGGAGCGGAAAAATTCTTCCTGCCGCAAAATCAACCCTGGTTTTTAGCCGGGGTCTATGTTTTTGCTTCGCTTATTGGTTTAATTGGCTTATATTTTCTGAACCGTCAACCGGAAAGTCCTTTGCCTTCTGTTCAGGAACAGCGTTTACGGGAGCGTTATTTTGCCCCTGTGAAAGATAAAAACTTCCGTCTGCTGTCTGTTTTTGGAATCTGGTGGATGTTAGCAATTGGCGTTGGCAGTCCTTTTTGGGGACCTTTTATGATGAAGAAACTCTCTATGAGTATGTTTGAAATCCAAATCTACAATACTATAAGTGTGTTATCTTCACTTTTGTCTTACCAATTTTGGGGTCGCTTTATAGATAAAAACGGCAATAAAACGGCTATGCAGATCTGTATTGCTTTGGGTGGATTAAATCCCATGCTCTGGCTGTTTACCAGTCCTGGAAATTATTCTATTCTGTGGCTGGAGGCAATTATTTCAGGTTTTATGTGGGCTGGAACAGGAATTATAACTACCAATTTTGTTCTTTCGGTAGCTGAAAAAGGCAAGGAACAGGTTTATTCCGGAATTTATGGAGCTATCACAGGATTGGCAATGATGCTTTCTACCCTTGCCTGTGGAATATTTTATCCTTCTCCTTTAACAATTGGCAAAAAGCTGTTGGAGCCGGAACAGGTAATTTTCGGAATCGGAGGAATTATGCGCTGGCTAAGTTTTATCCCTTTGTTGTTTGTTGTGGAAAAAAGAACTGTCCCCTTGCCTAAGGCGTTGCTTTCTCTTTTCCGGAAAAATACAGATAGGTCACTTAAGAAATAG
- the wrbA gene encoding NAD(P)H:quinone oxidoreductase, which translates to MKVLVLFYSAYGHIYKMAEAVAEGARKVEGMEVEIKQVPETLSSDILHKIGAAEARKAFAHIPVAEIGDLTTADAIIFGFPTRFGSLPSQMKTFIDGTGSLWVKGALTGKIGSVFTSTSAQHGGQESTILGFYPVLLHHGMLITGLPYSFQGQGTMDEISGGTPYGASTIVGDGSRMPSENELEGARYQGWYVASLVAKMHK; encoded by the coding sequence ATGAAAGTATTAGTCCTCTTTTACTCTGCCTACGGACACATCTACAAAATGGCGGAAGCGGTTGCAGAAGGTGCCAGAAAGGTAGAAGGAATGGAAGTGGAAATAAAACAGGTTCCGGAAACGCTGAGTTCTGATATTCTGCATAAAATCGGTGCTGCAGAAGCAAGAAAAGCATTTGCTCACATCCCGGTTGCCGAAATTGGCGATTTAACCACGGCGGATGCCATTATTTTCGGTTTTCCCACGCGTTTTGGCAGTTTGCCTTCACAAATGAAAACCTTTATTGATGGAACCGGTTCTTTATGGGTTAAAGGTGCGTTAACAGGTAAAATCGGCAGTGTTTTTACCTCCACTTCGGCTCAGCATGGCGGGCAGGAATCCACCATTTTGGGTTTTTATCCCGTTCTTCTGCATCACGGTATGTTGATTACAGGTCTGCCCTATTCTTTTCAGGGTCAGGGAACTATGGATGAGATTTCCGGTGGAACACCTTATGGCGCTTCCACAATTGTTGGAGATGGCAGCAGAATGCCTTCGGAAAACGAATTGGAAGGTGCACGGTATCAGGGTTGGTATGTGGCTTCCCTGGTGGCAAAAATGCATAAATAG